A segment of the Salminus brasiliensis chromosome 5, fSalBra1.hap2, whole genome shotgun sequence genome:
attctaaaGGGTTCTAAGGTGATTAGAGTTAGGCCCTTTGGTTCTCTctgttgggtgtttgtttacctggctgGATAAACTCGGAGAGAGTTCTGTTGGTTCTCTctgttgggtgtttgtttacctggctgGATAAACTCAGAAaggttgtttctttgtttggaCAGTCTTTTTATCACCTGTGTAGTCAcacccattttcttcttctggtgtTAAACATGCATTGGGAGTTTCTGGTGGTGTTGTCACCTACATCTACATATATGAGATTCTTTAATTGGGGGAAGTTTTCTGTCCTCAGctttttaaagtttattaaatgaaatattaagatttaaACAGAAATAAGAGTAGTGTAgctgttgggtggtgttgggaAAACCATGACTCAGGGTGTTTTCTCCTAAAACAGTGAAAATTGGGAGGAGCAACATGcatgaagcccctcctccctaatCGGACCTCCTATAAACTTCACCTCTTCCATCTCTACGTCTACAAATCTGCACAACCCTGCCCCACCCAATCACCTCCCCTGTAACTCTGtcatcattcctggctccactaaTCAGAAGTGGGACTTGGCTTCCTTCCACAATGTAGAAGGAGCAACATGAactccaccccccccacccccgctcttacagtcttctcccaaatcatcataagctaAAGACACAATCTGATCTAGCATATTATGACTGACATTGACAGATTCAGCTTCctatgtaattttatttataaagcacattttaaaagaacTAATGCTGATCAAAGTAATAGTAAAGTAATAAACAGGGAAGacaaacataaaacaaaccaaaacaaaaacacaacattaaCTCTCAACTACATTAAAAGGCCTAGGAATAAAAAAATGAGATTTGAGACGGGATTTTAAAAATTGCAGTGTTGGGGCTCGTCTGGCATGTGGTGGCAACTCATTTTATAGTTTAGGTATAGTTTAGTGCATCAGCCTGGATTTAGGGACCACCTGAAGGAGCTGGTCGGCAGATCTGAGTGACCTTGATGGAACGAATGGCTACAAAAgctcagagagagaggtggagctAAATCGTTCAATGACTTATAAACAAAGAGCAAAATCTTAATCAATCCTGAAACAGACAGGAAGCCAATAAAGGGACGCAAATATGGGCGAGATGTGTTCTAGATAACGTGTTcttgttaaaagaccagcagcagtGTTTTAACTGTAGCTGTGCGATGGAGGCCTGACCGACACCAGCGTGAAGCCCATtacagtaatcaagtctggatGAAGTTAAAGCATGTGCATAAAGACCCTCTCAAAATCATTGAAGgtgtcagcccctctgtatcacaccctcccccagggcgattccgagccgccgcccacacgCTCACAgaatgacttttgttgtgtttccgttCTGGTTTTGATTCATGGATTCGGTTCTTGTTCATATATGTTCGGTTCAGTGTCTTGATTCGGTTCAGTGTTTGATTCAGGCTCATCACGTCATGTTTaattcatgtgtttcacctggggggggggtggggacTTAAGGGGCTTCAACGCTCAGTTCGACGCCGAGAATTAAATGGTTTGGAACCTTGATGTACCCAGAGAGGTTCCCGTCTCTGACCacggtgtgtttaggccagcttcggctcgactTCTTTGTTTGCGAGCAAGCCACCCGGCGGTTCAAGTACTCAGCGAGGTTCACTCACTATCTGCTAAGTTATTACACGTCACAACATTTCACTGTGGGCTGAGTGACAACAGGTTCTGCTTCCTCTACCAGCCCATGGAGTGGGACATTTCCTTCAGAGCCGGACCCAGCCAGAAGGTTATCGTTACCAGGAGCCATGCTTGATGTCTACAGGGGGTGAACCCTGTTCatcttcttcaggatctgttggaggaaCAAAAGGACAAAGATTGACCAACTGAAACTGAACATTTTGGACCATCACAATCTCTCAACACTCGACTCACATACATTAAACTTGGGGAATCTCAGCCTCCTGTTTCCCTGCCTCATTGTTGGCTGCGCCTCCACAGCTTCCGTCTCCACCACTGGTTCATGGAGCAAGATGTCTGGAGTCCCATCCTCACGTCTCTGCTCAGAACATGAAGAAGCAGAAGCTTCTGTAGAGgcagcagaatgatgagcaccCTGCTGAGAAGACGAGAAGTCGTGCACCATGGACGTCCTTTTGAAGAACTTCCTAATTCTTCTTTGAAGTGCTCGAGAAGCTCTGAGGATCGGTGCTGCAACATAGGTTTGAGCTGCCTTCTTAAGTGAAGCACAGCTGAAGCAGCCAATCTTCTCCCTCACGACCTGTACGCTTCCAGCTCCACTGCAGTCGTCCTCCTGGAGCGGGAGGACCTCTTGATGAGAGCAGCTTCCCCCATCCTCTTCATCAACGGGTACCACTAAAAACCTGCCGATAACTCTGGAGATGGTAGAGAAGCAACAGAGAAATGTACTTATTGTTAGTGAGCTGACACTCTACTTtatctacactacatggacaaaagtattgggacacctgctcattcatagtttctactgaaatcaaggctataaaaaagagtttatcctgcttttcttggagtaactgtcacaCTGTGCAGAGAGACAGTTAGATTTTGgcaggagcattgctttgaggatttgattgcattcaaccacaagagtgttagttagtgaggtcaggatgttggatgatgatcaccaccccacctcgtcatccccaactccctaactcatcccaaaagcactgggtgaagcaccaccatcattccagagaacatagttcttccactacttcacagctcaatgctggggggctttatacccctgcaGCCCtatcctggcattaggcagcatggtgcaaataggttcatgtttatctgctccagagagtcctattctattggcggtacttctctaaactgactagacaagctgtgtgtgtgtaacttaaagttgctgaatgatTTCATTATAATCGGtgtgtccccaaacatttggTATATGATTAAGTGTATATAAACATTGAGCTTGGACTTGATATCCAGCACAACGTTCGACTTAAAGTTCTTGCCTTGATTTTAGCCAGGGGTGCCGAGCCACCTCTTTCACTGAAGGCCGAGTGACAGGATCTTTCTGCAGCATGTAGGAAATAAAGGCTTTGCAGGGTTCCTCCACTGCAACCTCCTCTGGATACTCCAAGGATCTCCGCTGGAGAATTGGGATCATAGCCTTCATAGAGTCGTAGAAGGGCAAGGACGCAGTAACCATGGCATAATAAATCACACCGAGGCTCCACACATCGCTCTTCTTTGGATCATACCTCTGACGCATGTTTATCTCAGGTGCGCAGTAGTAAGGATTTCCACACAATGTCTTGCATAGGTCAGGGAAGCCTCTTGAGAAGCATCCTAATCCAAAGTCGGCCAGTTTGATTTGACCATCAAAGGTCAGCAGAACATTATTTAATTTGAGGTCTCGATGGACAATGTTCTGCTGGTGCAGGAAGTCCACCGCGCTGAGAAGCTGGGAGAACCACGTTTTGGCCTGGTCAGTGGGGATGGGGCCAGTCTCAACGATATGATGAAGGAGATCCGTGgcagcagcctccatcacaatgTACACACGTTCCTGCATCTCAATAATTTCATGCACCTGAATGATGTGAGGGTGCTTTACTCTTCTGAGAATGGCGAGTTCCTGGGATTGTGCCTCGTAGTCCATTATTTTGATGGCCACCTGGTTTGGGTGCCTTTCAGATGAGGCCAGCTTAACTGTGCCGAAAGTCCCTTCACCGATGACGCTCAACACGTCGTACCCAAAAAATGTCAGAATGTCATCAGTTTCCATGTTTTCCCTGCAAACAGAAGGTAGAATTGACAGTTAGAGAAGGTAGAGGTATTTCCCCTGTGAATTGGAATAATAAGCTGTAGATATTAAACAAAAAAGTCAAACCACTGGACTGGGAGAGCGCCTTCTCACATATCTAATTACAAAACTGTTCAACTCAGAAACTGAACACAGCGTTACATTAGAAGAAGGGCTTTTAGAGAatttaagtgtttttgagtgtatCGCCCCCTAAAGGCAGATCTGTGTCAAAAAAAGGCATCATCTGACCAGAATCTCtgtgttattttttaaataattaacatttgtttgttggatttttcagaagtgtatgtacaatatatactgtattgacaaaagtattgggacagctgctcattgcttcttctgaaattaagggtatgaAGTATgaagttggagtaactgtctctactgttcagactttggaggagcactgctgtgtggatttgattgcattcagccacaagagtgttagtgaggtcaggatgttgacttttcaccaccccacctcatcatcctaaactccccaactcccacAAGTGTCATGTTCTAATACAGAAGGGGTTCTGTTCCATAGAAAGAGGGATAAACACTAAAAAGCAGTGGTTCTGGTCACAGTCTTTATGGACCTGCATTTGAAGTTCTGATGAAGGAGCTCTCTGCTCACAACACAGAACCTTTAGTGTGGAGTGAAAGACAAAGCCTTGTGCATTACGTCCAGTTGGGGTTCtagactcacacactcattagcATAATGTGACGCCAGCCTTCTTTTGGCTCGAGCGGTTTGGTGTTGTTGtaatcagtaattaataaatgGTTCTTACCTCGTCCTCTGTGCGAGAGAAGCAGACGTAGAATCTGTTTCTAGGTTCTAGATAATAAGGATCTAGATAAGTGTCCACCAAATGATGTCCGCACCAATAGTACCGTAGGAATCAACTGTCTCGCGAGCTGCTGAATCGTAACTGAGCCAATGAGGGACAACCTGCCCTTTTATAGGTGTTCCGATTCCGTGACATCAtcgatgacatcacaatggaggGTGGAGCCTGGGCACGCTACAGTGTTCTGAGAAGCAGAGCTGTGTGTCCTTCATTGACtgtacacacagtgctgtgcaaaagtaCTGCCCCCCTCTGGTGGTTCTCTGTTACTGCAGATTTGCAGCGATTTCTTTTAGAACTTCCATCAAAATGTTCTAGATAAAGAGAACCTTATAAATCACTAAAAACACTACTGCATTGATTTacacaacaaatgtattttgcaTGCAGATCAGccctgtgaaaaagtatttgcccctTCAGTTACTTCAGCAGCACATAACCCAAactgcagtgctaatcagactGAGCTGATTGAACACAGCCAGGTCTGCTGAATGAACCCTCACTCATACTGAAGTTCAGATCAGGTCTGAATGACGGGATTCACAGAGCTTTATAGCAGAAGTACTGATTCAGGGTCTCCAGCTACCTGTTAAGACGTGGTGAAGATTTCCCCAAGAAAGGTGCATAAAGGAGCTGAGCATTCTGGGAAAAAGATCATCTGCACTTAATATAAGGGGAAATGGTTCAGTGTTTATTACTGGTGTGACCCTCAAACAAGCAGCTATTACTGTAATAATCCTAGACTAATAGACTGGCCAGTTTCAGCTGGTCAAGCTTGTAGACCAGTTTAATTCTTGAccagtatagtgtatgtttttatttgaggttaatggtttaactggtctaccagtatgaccagcaagaccataCTGGTAGTTCATCAAGCTTAACCAGCGTACTGGTTAAGCTTGGTTataggagactctattgttcgacacgtgaagatagctagtcctttaggggctccagcagtgactgttagctgtttaccgggagccagagcgccggacattagcggcaaccttaagcggctagcaaacaggagatattcgaggatagtgattcatgtaggggccaatgatatccgtctgcggcagtcagaaataactaaggataatattaaagaggtggttaaactggcccagacgatgtccgatgccgtaatttgctctggtcccatcccaatgaggcgcggcgctgagtcctacagccgactcacagcacTGAagcgctggatgtccaagtggtgttccgaaaatcatgtgggcttcatagataactggttaaagtttgagggcaagcctggtttttttaggtagggatggtgtccaccccacgcgattaaagccaaacagagaacatctagttaacattagatcactatcctcgaaagcagtgatcgtaaatgaaatgatatgcgatcagaaactagatgttttctgcctaaccgaaacctggattagacctgatcaacatatagctctaaatgaagccacccccgcaggctataaatatgtacatagccctagattatcaggcagaggaggtggagtatgtataatctaccagaatacactagagattattcaaaaacactgtaacaccttcacctcttttgagcttatctacattaatatatcaaatccggccacaaataaaaatgttttctcactgattaatatttataggcctccagggccctactctgaatttttaaaagaatttagtaattttgctgcagacttggcagtgtgcagcaacaaagttataatagtaggagattgttaatggatcgtctgctttttcaaaatgaatattaaaaaggcgcttgtatcaattttagattctgttggcattatacaaaacataactggacccacacattactgtaatcataccctagatttagtcctgaccctgggtgttagcattgatcagctaaatattctacctcaaagctcagtaatatcagaccattatctaatctcctttgagcttcatcttaggcaaaatgtaaattcttctccccaacactgcctaaagcgcacagtaacaccaatgacagctgtacagtttactaaaaatctcccacccctatcaaccttagcttacactccgtcagaccaaacggagctcgttaaattaacaaacgatctagagaatacccttccatcaaccttagacaaagtagcaccgttcaaaaataaaatgatgaggccaaaaaggctcgcaccgtggtacagtgatcatactcgtaccttaaaacaaactagAGCgcaaatggcggacgaccaaactagatgTGTTcaactctgcgtggaaggacagccttagtcaatatagaaaggcactcattaaagctcgctcagtgtatctggccttgctgatcgagaaaaacaaaaacaatcccaaaattctttttaatgagatctctaaacttactaaaagccaggcagatactcaaccccagatcccaacatctttaaccagtcatgtttttatggactattttagtaataaaatagaaaatattagacaacaaatccaaccctgcttattaaatcaaacatggccgtcacctgatgtagttgctttagaacataacttagttgtagaacaaaggctggaagccttctacccacttccacagcctgaactagaaaaaattatatcctcagctaattgtacaacatgtacactcgacccgattccctctaaattgctaaaagaaattctccccattataatcggacctcttttaacaattgtaaattcatcccttagccttgggcatgtaccccaaacccttaaaatagcagttataaaacctctaatcaagaaaccaaatcttgatcctagcatattatctaattatagacccatctcaaacttaacattcatatctaagatattagaaaaagctgtggcccaacaactctgcttatacctgagtaaaaattacatgtatgagaaattccagtctggatttagactcaatcacagcacagagacagccctagtgaagattacgaatgatctccttcttgcctctgatcaaggctacgtatctttattagtcctactagaccttagtgcagcctttgatacaatagatcattctatattactagaatgatctattgtattacaatatgaccaagctagttgaccaaCATCATAAGAATGACCAAATTTgttgaccagctaaaccaaaCTAGAAAACCAGTATGACTTGAAAGCTTGAAAGGACAAGTTGGCCATGCTGATGAACCAGTTAGTTCATCACactcatactggtcaaccagtttggtcataaTGATTGACAAGCTTGGTCAGGTCAAATAACAACACCACATCCTATGCTGATCAAAATCCATtgcaggtcatgctggtcgacagtttggtcaagctggctATTCTGGTGGACGAACTTGGTTAGGTTGGTCCTGCAGGTaaaccagttaaaccatcaaactcaaacaccaacaaacatACCCTTTGCTGCCCAAAATTCaagctgggtcagaacatctccaaaacctcaggcaggtcttgtagggggttcccagtatgcagtggtcagtacctaccaaaagtgcttcaaggaaggagaaccggtgaactggtgacCCAAGGCTCTCattaatgctcatggaggccccgcccacctcacaacttacaggacttaaaggatctgctgctaataaaaaaaatactaaataaaactTGCTGCCtagcaaaaacacaaacactgaatcTCTCCCAGAGCTGAACTGCACTGGATGCCTTTTATTGAAGGTATTGCTGGAGAAGCACATTCTAAATATTAGATATGATAAGATATGAACTCTGTAATTCCTAACAgaccattattaattattacttaacagatatttattgcacactgcataatttgaacactacccctaattatttattattctttgtctgcaTTGTGTTGCTCTTGttttctgtatgcactgtgtctatgttacATCATGGTCCCGGTGGaatgttgtttcatttcaaactagctgagttttTCTTAACTaagcagtgaagcacttttgtaagtcgctctggataagagcatctgctaaatgtcataaGTGTTAATGTAAAAGGGAGACAAAGAAAGTGGCTCGGGTCAGACCACACAACACTATTCCATCCAATTATTTCTATGCGGCGTCAGTGAGCTGGAAAGCGGGCCTTGTCTATAATTGCGTGTTGGACAAGGCCCTTAGCCAGCGCACTAACAccatggtagtgatgttggatgaggctgTAATCTGGCATGCTAACATTGCAGTAGCCATGTTGGACGACGCCTGTAGATGGTGTGCTTTTGAAGGCGTGTTTGTGTTAGCTGTCTTTTggtctgacaaaagtatttggacacctgcttattcattgtttcttcagaaattaaGTATATTCAACTATATTAATGTCCAGGGAAAACTTTCTACTCAATTTCagagcaatgctgtgaggattggattgcattcagcaataagagcattagagaggtcagaatgttggatgatcaccaccccacctcatcgccaactcatcccaaacgtactggatggagcacctccgtttcagagaacacagttccactgctccacagctcaatactggggggttttacacccctctagcccacacctggcattaggcatggtgcacaACACAAGACAttattgtttatctgctccagagagtcctattttgttGGCAGTATttttccacagggactagacaagctgtgtgtgtgcatttgcacatctgtgtcagcaatgagtgctctatctttctctctctcacacacacacacccctatacatacatatagagtATACATGGCCCATGTCTAGATTTCAGTACATCACCGTGGCAACAAGCtcattatgatgtcacaataaatGAGGGTAGTGATGCAgaactgcaaaactgtacaacttgAAAGTTGGTCATTTCTGTTGAGTTCAATGAACGAAAACACTCAGAAAACGATGGAGCAGCGCTCTAAACATACAGGTCAGTCCATACACTCCTGCTGAAGTTTTACTTATTAGAGCTGCTTTTGTTTGAAGGCCACTTTTGAATCTGAACTTTAGTGAAGGGACAAAAATGCTCTTTACTTAGCAACATTGTTTATGGACACTAGTGCAGTTTTAGCACATTTAAACAGCACATTACTGTAAGAAAATAGTATATCAATGTTATGTCCCTGTCTAGTATTACCATTAGCAGAAATATACACAGCTCACGGTCTATGAAAttccattaaaaatacaaatcatcCTGTACACAGATGGTGgtggaagaaaaaggaaaaggacagaGGTGGAATT
Coding sequences within it:
- the LOC140556604 gene encoding testis-specific serine/threonine-protein kinase 6-like — its product is METDDILTFFGYDVLSVIGEGTFGTVKLASSERHPNQVAIKIMDYEAQSQELAILRRVKHPHIIQVHEIIEMQERVYIVMEAAATDLLHHIVETGPIPTDQAKTWFSQLLSAVDFLHQQNIVHRDLKLNNVLLTFDGQIKLADFGLGCFSRGFPDLCKTLCGNPYYCAPEINMRQRYDPKKSDVWSLGVIYYAMVTASLPFYDSMKAMIPILQRRSLEYPEEVAVEEPCKAFISYMLQKDPVTRPSVKEVARHPWLKSRVIGRFLVVPVDEEDGGSCSHQEVLPLQEDDCSGAGSVQVVREKIGCFSCASLKKAAQTYVAAPILRASRALQRRIRKFFKRTSMVHDFSSSQQGAHHSAASTEASASSCSEQRREDGTPDILLHEPVVETEAVEAQPTMRQGNRRLRFPKFNVYPEEDEQGSPPVDIKHGSW